The Porites lutea chromosome 4, jaPorLute2.1, whole genome shotgun sequence genome contains a region encoding:
- the LOC140936029 gene encoding tachykinin-like peptides receptor 99D, which translates to MEALNSVINALLYSILIVAAFLGNFLVLLVVVRNRFMHTTTNFLLANLAVAGLWTATWSIPFVVATLLPHHLGKVADFMCKFISMNNLSGVSILVSASTMAILALERYFALLKPMDTQMRLTKGDVKRVVAGLWLFSILLNTPTIIYAEYDGQQCVYVLDKKAYGLLVILFTTLATCIITFCYFRIIKELYFSKTVCREDVDPLNDLKSKRRIVKLLLIQVTGFFVCYIPFVIVEFVIPRKMPKLLYICTYLLYCSAAVNPIIYAFRSSNYRKAYREIVLHLKEWICVCCFKKEELPDHLSSTDKCKVGRFEITYC; encoded by the coding sequence ATGGAAGCTTTAAATTCTGTAATAAACGCATTGCTTTACAGTATTCTCATTGTAGCAGCCTTCTTGGGAAACTTCCTTGTGCTATTGGTAGTAGTAAGGAATCGGTTTATGCACACCACTACAAATTTTCTACTGGCTAACCTCGCCGTTGCTGGTCTGTGGACTGCAACATGGAGCATTCCTTTCGTTGTGGCTACTTTACTCCCCCATCATCTGGGAAAGGTAGCAGATTTCATGTGCAAATTTATCTCcatgaacaacctaagcgggGTATCCATTCTTGTTTCAGCGTCTACGATGGCAATTCTAGCTCTGGAAAGATACTTTGCTTTACTCAAACCAATGGATACACAGATGAGATTAACGAAAGGCGATGTAAAAAGAGTTGTCGCTGGTTTGTGGTTGTTTAGTATACTGTTAAATACGCCGACGATAATTTACGCGGAATATGACGGACAACAGTGCGTATACGTTTTGGATAAAAAAGCATATGGTCTGCTTGTAATTCTCTTCACTACGCTGGCTACTTGTATTATCACATTCTGTTATTTTAGAATCATCAAAGAGCTGTATTTCAGTAAAACCGTTTGTAGAGAAGACGTAGATCCGTTGAATGACCTTAAATCCAAACGCAGGATTGTCAAACTTCTTCTAATCCAAGTTACTGGTTTCTTTGTGTGTTACATACCATTTGTAATCGTTGAATTTGTCATTCCTCGTAAAATGCCCAAACTACTTTATATTTGTACTTATTTGTTGTACTGCAGTGCAGCGGTCAATCCGATTATCTATGCATTCCGAAGCTCCAATTATCGCAAAGCTTACAGGGAAATTGTATTGCACTTGAAGGAATGGATATGTGTTTGCTGTTTTAAAAAGGAGGAACTTCCAGATCATCTATCTTCAACTGATAAATGTAAAGTGGGACGTTTTGAAATTACCTACTGCTAA